One genomic window of Carassius auratus strain Wakin chromosome 14, ASM336829v1, whole genome shotgun sequence includes the following:
- the LOC113114271 gene encoding solute carrier family 25 member 48, with protein sequence MTVFQLDDFLAGWIGGASSVIVGHPLDTVKTRLQAGKGYKNTLHCVVTIYKKENVTGFFKGLSFPLASITLYNSMVFGFFSNTQRLISRYRYGDGRHPCSVLDLTVASMLTGLVSVGMGAPVDLVKIRLQMQTQPVLAENFNLAGNGSVPLRSMGIQSQSLYRGPLHCISTVLQNEGIQGLYRGAGAMILRDVPGYTLYFVPYTLFCDWLNPDGSASLHPCCIWLAGGLAGSISWVTATPADVVKSRLQADAMQHRKYKGILHCTMQSYKTEGIHVFFRGATVNAVRGFPMCATMFLGYELSLQFFRSF encoded by the exons ATGACAGTCTTTCAATTGGATGATTTTTTAGCTGGATGGATTGGAG GAGCATCCAGTGTGATTGTGGGACATCCACTTGACACAGTCAAG ACTCGTTTACAAGCTGGCAAAGGATACAAGAACACGCTCCACTGTGTTGTAACGAtctacaaaaaagaaaat GTTACGGGCTTTTTCAAAGGACTGTCCTTTCCATTGGCCAGCATCACTCTTTATAATTCTATGGTGTTCGGTTTCTTCAGCAACACACAGCGCCTCATTAGCAGATATCGTTATGGTGATGGCAGACACCCATGCAGCGTGCTTGACTTGACTGTAGCGAGCATGTTGACTGGTCTGGTGTCAGTGGGGATGGGCGCTCCTGTTGACCTCGTCAAAATTAGACTGCAGATGCAAACCCAACCTGTTCTTGCAG AGAACTTTAACCTTGCTGGGAATGGGAGTGTCCCTCTCCGGTCAATGGGAATTCAGTCCCAGTCGTTGTACAGAGGGCCACTGCACTGCATTAGTACCGTCCTGCAGAACGAGGGCATTCAAGGGCTCTACAGGGGCGCAGGAGCCATGATATTGCGAGATGTACCCGGGTACACCCTGTACTTCGTACCATACACGTTATTCTGTGACTGGCTGAATCCTGATGGCAGTGCCTCGCTCCATCCCTGCTGTATATGGCTAGCAGGAGGTTTAGCAG GATCCATCTCGTGGGTCACCGCCACACCAGCAGATGTAGTGAAAAGCCGGTTGCAGGCAGATGCCATGCAGCACAGGAAATACAAGGGCATTCTGCACTGCACCATGCAAAGTTACAAGACAGAGGGAATACAT GTTTTCTTTCGTGGAGCGACTGTCAATGCCGTCAGAGGATTTCCAATGTGTGCAACTATGTTTCTTGGTTACGAGCTTTCCCTCCAGTTTTTCCGCAGTTTCTAA